GCTCCTTCCGTCTGGCTCAGGGAGCGTCACCGACTGCTGTACCGGCTTTGTtcagctactccgtatcaaCATCCTGATGGAATCCAGACGCTACCTAATGACGCATTTGAGCCCAACTTTCTAACTTTAGAAAACCGAGCACGTCCTGGGCCACAGCCCAATGACACTTGGCTGCTTTCAAACAGTTTGTTCGTGGCAGCATCTTGGTGGTCACGTTCTGCCTGGTCTACCCCGTATTACGTGGTGCCCTGTCAtatccttggccatgttttgtttttctgtGTTTCCAGGGTACCGAGCTACTCCTTATTTACGCACTTGGCACTTGGGTAGGTATCGAGGCTAAAAATACGATGCCCTAGAAACAGCTTTTCTCCTCGTCATATAATTCCCGAGTATATTCCGTGCAGTGACACAAGGAGCGGTATAAAGGCCAGAGTCGGTGCCATCCCGTCTCGCACCTATCACTCCCTCTTCTTGCCAACGACGAAAACCACACAGCTTACGACATACATTTCAATCATCATTCGAGAACTAGCAGCGATGTTTGCCCTTTTCAAGTCGCTCGTGGTCTGCGCATTGGTGGCTGTGGCCCAGGCGGACACTATCAAAATCACGGCGCGAAACGACAACACATTCAACCCAAACTCAGTCACAGCAAAGAAGGGCGATATTCTTGAATTTCACTTCCAACCTAAGAACCACAGTGTTGTAGCAGGCGACTACAAATACCCTTGTTCACCTCTCCCCATAGGCAGCGGGTTCTTTTCTGGGTATATGGATGTAGAAAGCGGCGAAGGAGTAGGTCTTTGCGTATTGTTGTCGCGAATGCACGCTGAGTGAAAAGCTAACATAGTTTCAGGATAAAGTTTTCCGTGTGACATGGAATAACACAGATCCCATGGCGTTTTATTCCTCACAAGGTGATGAGTGTCCGAAAGGCATGGTCGGCATGGTCAATCCGAACGGCACAGAAACCCTAGATGACTATAAGAAAAGGGCCGGCGGCTTGGCTAGAGGTGTCACTCCTGGCAATTCCCCTTATGGCGGAGATGTGACTGGAAACACGTCTCCGAGCTCGAGTGGCAGCAAgaacggcggcaaggacaagggtgATGAGAGCGGTGCTGGTGCTCTGCGTGCTTCTCTTTTAGCACTGGCTACTGCCTGGGGAGCTATCATTTTGAGTGCGTGAAATAATTTCGGACATCATGTATGATAGACTGGCAATGGATGCGGTTCTTCCTATTCGGGGTGTACTGGAATGCCTGTCAAGATTTGAGCAATTGTTGCTATGTCTCGGTGCTTGAGCGTGGCGTCTAGATCAAGTGCTTGGGTAATTgagttattaataaaatgCTACGAATTCCGCAAGTGGTCCCAGGAACGAGCAGGCTGAAAATAAACCCATCCTCGTTGAACAGAAAGGCCAACAAAGGAGGGGCAGTGAAGAGAATGAAGCAATCGATTAGGAACCTGATGACAAGTTAATCTTGGTTGCTTGTACTAGTAGTCGGAATTTAGGGTAAATCGACGGCTTCGCTGGCCCAGCCCGTGGAGATGTCATCACGGCCCTTGTTTTGGCTCCGAGGGTTCCAATTGCCCCTGTGGCGCGGCGACTCCAACGGTCAACGGTTGGCCCACTGGTGCCGTCGATTTAGTCAGATAATCAGATTCCACAACTCACATGCAGGACTTGTCAGCTCCATTTCTTTCCGCCTCGGAACCACCACCAACTGGCCGACAATGGATAACACATCGTCAAATCACTGAGTCGCCGCTGCACCACAACTTCTTCGATTCAGACCGGTTGCTAGCCTCATGGCACACTCCTGACACTCGTGCTGCCCTGCAACCCTGCAACCTCGACTGATCTGCATTCCGTAGAGTCATCCATGATGCGAGGCGGCGTTGCGTCGTCAAGAGGTGCGGCACGCCAGCTCCGAGCTGGGTTACACCATTCTCGCAACCAACGATTTACAGGACAATATTCCTCTTGCATCGGGCGAATAGGCTTTCGGCCGACTGCCATCAAACATTTCCCGACATGCCAGACAACCCTGCCGGCGCCAACTGCGCTCCCGCCATACACGATAGGCCTTCGAACCGCAGCAACCATTGTGGAAAGCCAGCTACATGGAGAGGGCCCTTTAGCAGAGTATGATAGACGGGTAGAGAATGGTCTTTTGCGGGATGATGACCATCAACGAGGTGAGGCTGAAGAAAAGTCCTATATATGGGAATAGATCCCGGCAATGTTTCCTGGCCGAGGTTAacgctcctcctcatccaggTATCATTGAAAGTTTGCAAAATTTGTACAATGAGCTGCGCAACTATCACGCCCCTGAAGTTAAACACCCCAGCCTTGACCTTTTGAAGCCAGCCAGGAAATCAGTCTTCTCATCACTATTTGGCTCAAATGGTAAAGCACAATCTGCCATTAGCGACATCCCAGACAATCTACCTCGTGGCTTGTATTTGTACGGCGATGTGGGCAGCGGCAAGACGATGCTGATGGACCTGTTCTACGACACGCTCCCAAGCTCCGTCAAGACAAAGACTAGAATCCATTTCCACAACTTCATGCAAGATGTACATAAGCGACTGCATAAATTGAAAATGCAGCATGGGACGGATGTGGACGCCGTGCCCTTTGTGGCAGCGGATATTGCCGAGCACGGAAATGTACTGTGTTTCGACGAGTTTCAGTGCACGGATGTGGCAGATGCCATGATCCTGCGAAGGTATGTCTTGATAGCCCCAAGCCGAAAACCACCTGTTCAGCTTCCATGTCGGAGCTCTTGGTTAATCTAAACGTTGAGTAGACTACTAGAGTGTCTCATGTCCCACGGTGTCGTCCTAGTCACGACATCCAACCGTCACCCGGATGACCTGTACAAGAATGGCATTCAACGAGAGTCTTTCATCcccgccatcaagctcctAAAGAACAGACTACATGTTATCAATCTTGACTCGCCTACAGACTATCGAAAAATACCTCGGCCGCCGTCAGGAGTATATCACACCCCGCTCGACGCCCACGCCAACTCTCATGCTGAGAAGTGGTTTCGCTTCCTTGGGGATTCTTCAGACAACCCACCACATTCAGAGACTCAAAAGGTTTGGGGACGAGAAATTTACGTGCCCCGGGTCAGCGGCAGGTGCGCCTGGTTCACCTTTGACGAGCTAATACGACAGCCGAAATCCGCCGCCGACTACCTCGAGCTCGTGCGCGCATATGACTCCTTCATCGTTACCGAGGTGCCAGGAATGACAATCCGTGAGCGCGACCTAGCCCGTCGATTCATCACCttcatcgacgccgtctACGAGGGCAACGCGAAGCTAGTCCTTACCACGGAAAAGCCACTAACGGAGCTCTTCATATCGAAAGACGAAATTGCAGAGAGTTTGCTAAAAAATAACCCTCAGAGCACTGAACAGGGAGAAAAAGCGGTGTCCACTGTCAAGGAACTAATGGAAGACGTGGACCGGCAAGCCGAAGAGCTCAAGAATTCAAACCTTTTCgcaggcgaagaagaagcgtTTGCGTTTATGCGAGCACTGAGTCGGCTCAAGCACATGGAGAGCAAAGAATGGGTCGAGCGAGGCATGGGGTTGGAAAGCCAAGGAGGCAAGGAGGACAAAGATAACTGGTCCAAGACGAGAAGTCGGCAAATGGAAGATTCAATGTAGTGGATGGAATCTACTTGCGGCTGGGTGGCTCTGTGTTTTATGACTGCACCGCGCGGGAGGCGGATGATTGATTCGATATACCCTGGACACGGGAGGCGGATTGCCTTGGATCTGGTCGATTTGGGTCATTGTTCTACTGGCATGGCAATTACAGTGTGGCATTTTCGTAGACATGCGTTTGTATAAATGTATAGACTTGCAATTTACGACTCATTCGCCTTATTTGATGTCCCTGCTGCAGTGGTTCCTACTGATAGGCCTCGTGCAGAACCACCTGGAGTGGCTGAAAATCCGAGGCACGTAGATTTGGTTTTCTGCGTTCTCCTCCATTGTTTCGGCGACAGGTATCTCGCTGCCCCTTGCTCCTCTGAGTAGAATTGAATTGATATCACACGGGGTCTCGAGTGGGCGAGGGAGGGCCTCGTTTCAGCCTGTTGACCACAAGACAACATCACACCATCGACAATGCAAACCAGTTCTTCTACACCAAAACAAGCCATCTTTTGACTGTTCGCGCGTACCCCCACGTCCAGTTCCTTGTCTGAACGGAGAGTTTGTGGTGTCAACGGTCCGACTTGGCAGACAACGTGCGAGTGATCTGCGCAAACTAAATCTCTATTGAAGTTAATTTGATGGAGACTGACGGTAAGCCGCGCAGATATTACAGATGATTCTATCGCAAATACATTAACACATATGTATGCTCATGTTGCCCTTACGAATAGCCTGTCCTTAATATCTGCGTCCGGTATTAGCTACGTGCCCTGCATGCCCCTGACAAGTCATGGGTCGCGCATGTCGATAGCGACAAGTAATTTTGACGAGATGGTTTCTATATGCGTGATCGTAGTACCGGCTCCCGGTTTAGCTGTTATGTCGCAGTTTATATATTGTCCCGGACCGGGCAGCGCCTGCAATTGATCCTGCTAGGTGAAGGCTCATCGAAGGAATTATATTCCCACAACGGGTCTTTTGGATGTTGTGAGTTGTTGAGCCATGGCAGTGGGATGGGAAACGTGCATTCCTGTTGAGACATGATGATTGATGTTGCAGCCGCTTTATTATCATGTTCTTGGATCATGCATGGCCCTGTCTTCGCTACACTCGCATTCGAGGACTTGTTTAGATATTATACAGATGGATGCGGGCTATCGGAACTTTTGGGACGTTGGCCAGATGCTGCCATTTATCGCATTGCCTGAGGATCTATTTCACCTTTTCAACATCAAGGCATACTGAGATGTACACCTTATGCTGTCCATCGCCCACGTGTCTTGCTCTTTGACTCTAGATGCTAGTACTGACAAGTCCCAGGTCACGGAGTACTAGGATATTATCGCATTTGCGGGATACAGTTTACAAAGGCGCCGGGGGATCAAACGCACAGGTAACTGTCACCGCCATTACACATGGGCCGATCTAGTAGAATGCATTGTATGCAAGGAACTGAAGAAGGAATCAGGTGAAACGTGTTCACGCCCCAGAAAGGACGGGAGGAGACCAAGCTGGTCTTCATA
The DNA window shown above is from Metarhizium brunneum chromosome 1, complete sequence and carries:
- the AFG1 gene encoding Protein AFG1; its protein translation is MFALFKSLVVCALVAVAQADTIKITARNDNTFNPNSVTAKKGDILEFHFQPKNHSVVAGDYKYPCSPLPIGSGFFSGYMDVESGEGDKVFRVTWNNTDPMAFYSSQGDECPKGMVGMVNPNGTETLDDYKKRAGGLARGVTPGNSPYGGDVTGNTSPSSSGSKNGGKDKGDESGAGALRASLLALATAWGAIILKSSMMRGGVASSRGAARQLRAGLHHSRNQRFTGQYSSCIGRIGFRPTAIKHFPTCQTTLPAPTALPPYTIGLRTAATIVESQLHGEGPLAEYDRRVENGLLRDDDHQRGIIESLQNLYNELRNYHAPEVKHPSLDLLKPARKSVFSSLFGSNGKAQSAISDIPDNLPRGLYLYGDVGSGKTMLMDLFYDTLPSSVKTKTRIHFHNFMQDVHKRLHKLKMQHGTDVDAVPFVAADIAEHGNVLCFDEFQCTDVADAMILRRLLECLMSHGVVLVTTSNRHPDDLYKNGIQRESFIPAIKLLKNRLHVINLDSPTDYRKIPRPPSGVYHTPLDAHANSHAEKWFRFLGDSSDNPPHSETQKVWGREIYVPRVSGRCAWFTFDELIRQPKSAADYLELVRAYDSFIVTEVPGMTIRERDLARRFITFIDAVYEGNAKLVLTTEKPLTELFISKDEIAESLLKNNPQSTEQGEKAVSTVKELMEDVDRQAEELKNSNLFAGEEEAFAFMRALSRLKHMESKEWVERGMGLESQGGKEDKDNWSKTRSRQMEDSM